The following proteins are encoded in a genomic region of Streptomyces sp. SLBN-31:
- a CDS encoding helicase associated domain-containing protein: MRQRGSGAQELRVPYVYVTPDEWGAFGSYPLGVFLTDQRRCYAAGTLEAGRVAELEALGMVWSVQASAWEAGLAVAQASADAHGHFLPPATAVWGADGFQIGVWAKNQRAAARKTPENAARRANGETGLSYAGELAQERMEALDALDPGWALAGWDVAWQRCYRLTLAQTRASGTLPTAVGELIVQGEDLGAWIAAQRAGWEQLTPAQRFLLESAGIDPAAAGETVAPGRRSQDEWWATHLAAARQFHAREGHLRVPRKHTETIRASGGGNGGQETVVKLGAWIDNTRRRAAKLTPQRRTDLDALGMRW, encoded by the coding sequence ATGCGGCAGCGCGGGAGCGGTGCGCAAGAGCTGCGGGTGCCGTATGTGTACGTCACCCCGGACGAGTGGGGCGCGTTCGGCTCGTATCCCCTGGGGGTGTTCCTCACCGATCAGCGCCGCTGCTACGCCGCCGGCACCCTCGAGGCCGGCCGCGTCGCCGAACTCGAGGCGCTGGGCATGGTGTGGTCGGTCCAGGCCTCCGCCTGGGAGGCCGGACTCGCCGTGGCACAGGCGTCCGCGGACGCGCACGGACACTTCCTGCCGCCGGCCACCGCGGTCTGGGGCGCAGACGGGTTCCAGATCGGGGTCTGGGCGAAGAACCAGCGCGCAGCGGCCCGCAAGACCCCGGAGAACGCCGCACGACGCGCGAATGGGGAGACGGGCCTCTCGTATGCCGGGGAACTGGCCCAGGAGCGGATGGAAGCGCTGGACGCCCTCGATCCCGGGTGGGCCCTGGCGGGGTGGGACGTGGCCTGGCAGCGCTGCTACCGGCTCACCCTCGCCCAAACCCGCGCCAGCGGCACCCTCCCGACCGCGGTGGGTGAACTCATCGTCCAGGGCGAAGACCTCGGCGCCTGGATCGCCGCGCAGCGGGCCGGATGGGAACAGCTGACGCCGGCGCAGCGGTTCCTGCTGGAGAGCGCCGGCATCGACCCCGCGGCCGCGGGCGAGACCGTAGCGCCGGGCCGGCGCAGTCAGGACGAATGGTGGGCCACCCACCTCGCAGCCGCACGCCAGTTCCACGCACGCGAAGGCCACCTACGGGTGCCCCGCAAACACACCGAAACAATCCGGGCGAGCGGAGGCGGCAACGGCGGCCAGGAGACGGTCGTCAAACTCGGTGCCTGGATCGACAACACCCGCCGCAGAGCGGCCAAACTCACCCCACAACGCCGCACCGACCTCGACGCGCTGGGCATGCGCTGGTAG
- a CDS encoding TetR/AcrR family transcriptional regulator has translation MRQRNDPHLRSDAQRNRERILEVALTELSRAADTPLSAIAKKAGVGQGTFYRNFPNRETLVLELYRHGVQQIADTASVLLETMEPDRALRAWMDHLARFAMTKAGLAEAIRQALSTSPGKAAKPGHTPVTEAAGLLLHACEEAGAIRPGVTADDFMLAIAGLWQLAPHDDWQPQATRLLDIVMDGLRAGAPGRRSSSGLSDRR, from the coding sequence GTGCGGCAGAGGAACGACCCGCACCTGCGCTCGGATGCGCAACGCAACCGCGAACGCATTCTGGAAGTGGCCCTCACCGAGCTTTCCCGGGCTGCCGACACCCCGCTGAGCGCGATCGCCAAGAAGGCGGGCGTCGGCCAGGGCACGTTCTACCGGAACTTCCCCAACCGCGAGACGCTCGTCCTCGAGCTCTACCGCCACGGAGTACAGCAGATCGCCGACACCGCGTCCGTGCTGCTGGAGACCATGGAACCCGACCGCGCGCTGCGGGCATGGATGGACCACCTCGCCCGGTTCGCGATGACCAAGGCCGGCCTGGCGGAGGCGATCCGCCAGGCCCTGAGCACCTCGCCGGGGAAGGCGGCGAAACCGGGCCACACCCCAGTGACCGAGGCTGCCGGCCTTCTGCTCCACGCCTGCGAGGAGGCCGGCGCGATCCGTCCCGGCGTCACAGCCGACGACTTCATGCTGGCCATCGCCGGCCTGTGGCAGCTCGCCCCGCACGATGACTGGCAGCCGCAGGCGACACGCCTGCTGGACATCGTCATGGACGGACTTCGTGCGGGGGCGCCCGGACGCCGGAGCTCGTCCGGCCTATCAGACCGACGGTAG
- a CDS encoding (2Fe-2S)-binding protein, whose product MAPAPSSTSSDITLNINGEKHSLPVDHRTTLLDALRERLDLTGTKKGCDQGQCGACTVLLDGRRAVSCLQLAVAADGREITTVEGLAEGDRLHPVQQAFLDLDGYQCGYCTPGQICSAIAVIEEHAAGWPSAVTDDVRPEAGPPPLSAEEIRERMSGNLCRCGAYVSIVQAVAQAAEAKTKEAAA is encoded by the coding sequence ATGGCCCCAGCCCCCTCGTCAACGTCCAGCGACATCACCCTGAACATCAACGGCGAGAAGCACAGTCTGCCCGTCGACCACCGCACCACCTTGCTTGACGCCCTGCGCGAGCGCCTCGACCTGACCGGCACCAAGAAGGGCTGCGACCAGGGGCAGTGCGGCGCCTGCACGGTACTGCTCGACGGACGCCGGGCGGTGTCCTGTCTGCAACTCGCCGTGGCCGCCGACGGACGCGAGATCACCACCGTCGAGGGCCTGGCCGAGGGCGACCGACTGCACCCGGTGCAGCAGGCGTTCCTCGACCTGGACGGCTACCAGTGCGGCTACTGCACCCCCGGCCAGATCTGCTCGGCGATCGCGGTGATCGAGGAACACGCGGCCGGCTGGCCCAGTGCCGTCACCGACGACGTCCGCCCCGAGGCTGGACCACCACCCCTGAGCGCCGAGGAGATCCGGGAACGGATGAGCGGGAACCTGTGCCGCTGCGGCGCGTACGTGTCGATCGTCCAGGCCGTGGCCCAGGCGGCGGAAGCGAAAACCAAGGAGGCGGCAGCGTGA
- a CDS encoding xanthine dehydrogenase family protein subunit M has protein sequence MREFAYDRALDVSGALALLDADPDARFLGGGTNLVDLMKTGVERPTRLVDVRELPLDGIEVTADSGLRIGATVTNSDLAAHPEVRRRYPALAQAVLAGASGQLRNMATVGGNLLQRTRCGYFTDVTKPCNKRVSGSGCPAIEGEHHNHAILGASEQCVAIHPSDMGVALTAFDAVVSYETADGPGALPLADFYLPVGDTPHRETALPPGALITGVMLPPAPVAARSRYRKVRERASYAFAIGSVAAALDVRDGVVRDVRLAFGAVASRPWRAATAERVLTGAPADAETFAAAADAELAAAKPLPHNAYKVTLMRNLVVAVLTELTEEAAR, from the coding sequence GTGAGGGAGTTCGCATATGACCGGGCCCTCGACGTCTCCGGGGCCCTGGCCCTGCTGGACGCCGACCCCGACGCCCGCTTCCTCGGCGGCGGCACCAACCTCGTCGACCTGATGAAGACCGGCGTCGAGCGGCCCACCCGCCTGGTCGACGTCCGCGAACTGCCCCTGGACGGCATAGAGGTGACGGCGGACAGCGGCCTGCGCATCGGCGCCACCGTCACCAACAGCGACCTCGCCGCCCACCCCGAGGTCCGCCGCCGCTATCCGGCGTTGGCGCAGGCGGTACTGGCCGGCGCCTCCGGCCAGCTCCGCAACATGGCCACCGTCGGAGGCAACCTGCTCCAGCGCACCCGCTGCGGCTACTTCACCGACGTGACCAAGCCCTGCAACAAGCGTGTGTCCGGCAGCGGTTGCCCCGCGATCGAGGGCGAGCACCACAACCACGCCATCCTGGGTGCCTCCGAGCAGTGCGTGGCCATCCACCCATCGGACATGGGCGTCGCGCTGACCGCCTTCGACGCGGTCGTGTCGTACGAAACCGCCGACGGGCCCGGCGCATTGCCCCTCGCCGACTTCTACCTGCCGGTTGGTGACACCCCGCACCGCGAGACCGCGCTGCCGCCGGGCGCGCTGATCACCGGCGTCATGCTGCCGCCCGCTCCGGTGGCCGCCCGATCTCGCTACCGCAAGGTGCGCGAGCGTGCCTCGTACGCCTTCGCCATCGGCTCCGTCGCCGCGGCGCTCGACGTCCGGGACGGCGTCGTACGCGACGTACGCCTCGCCTTCGGGGCGGTCGCATCCCGGCCGTGGCGGGCGGCGACGGCCGAACGCGTCCTCACCGGAGCGCCTGCCGACGCCGAGACCTTCGCCGCCGCCGCGGACGCCGAACTCGCCGCGGCGAAACCGCTGCCCCACAACGCATACAAGGTGACCCTCATGCGCAACCTCGTCGTGGCCGTGCTGACCGAACTGACCGAGGAGGCCGCCCGATGA
- a CDS encoding xanthine dehydrogenase family protein molybdopterin-binding subunit produces MTTTPTARKNAVGTAHTRVEGRDKVTGAARYAGEIPFADLAYGCLVVSTVTRGRIRSIDTAEVLAMPGVVAVLHHGNAPRVETGYVGVLGVPDPTAAVFQHDRVPHAGWPVALVVADTSERAREAAEALVVHYEQEPHDVDFTSEHPDAYPLDSHGPAVIENGDLEAELASSAVVVDAEYTTPEEHHTMMEPHAATARWDGGRLEVVDSNQGTFWVASELAQMFSLDPSAVRVRSEHVGGGFGSKGIRAHQVAAVMAATELQRPVRVVMTRRQMFSLTGYRSPTRQRLRLGADADGRLRALEHRSLSATSTVHEFIESAAGPARTMYGADAHHTANRLVRLDVPTPTYMRAPGEAPGSFALESAIDELAEKCGLDPIELRARNDPAAGPVSGLPFSGRNLIACFREGARRFGWADRDPRPGLRREGRWLLGTGTAAASFPAGAGPSTAAVTAEADGTFTVGVNAADIGTGARTALTLIAADALQTATEHVRVRIGDSDLGPAFIAGGSMGTRSWAWAVMAAAQELREKLALGADIPPEGVTVRSDTTEALGALARTERHSFGAQFAEVAVDPATGEVRVRRMLGVFAAGRIVNPLTARNQFVGGMTWGISMALHEEAVRDRALGSHYGADLAGYHVASHADVPAIEADWIDDPDPEDPVGIKGIGEIGIVGAAAAVANAVWHATGVRHRDLPIRPDRVLMAGVHA; encoded by the coding sequence ATGACCACCACCCCCACGGCACGCAAGAACGCCGTCGGCACCGCGCACACGCGCGTGGAGGGCCGCGACAAGGTCACCGGAGCCGCCCGCTACGCCGGTGAGATCCCGTTCGCCGACCTTGCGTACGGCTGCCTGGTGGTGTCCACAGTCACCCGCGGCCGAATCCGTTCCATTGACACCGCCGAGGTCCTCGCCATGCCCGGTGTGGTAGCCGTCCTGCACCACGGCAACGCCCCGCGGGTCGAGACGGGGTACGTCGGTGTGCTGGGCGTTCCGGACCCGACCGCGGCCGTTTTCCAGCACGACAGGGTGCCGCACGCCGGCTGGCCGGTGGCGCTGGTCGTCGCCGACACCTCCGAACGGGCCCGGGAGGCCGCCGAAGCGCTGGTGGTGCACTACGAACAGGAGCCGCACGACGTCGACTTCACCAGCGAGCACCCCGACGCGTACCCGCTCGACAGCCATGGGCCGGCGGTGATCGAGAACGGCGACCTGGAGGCCGAACTCGCATCTTCCGCGGTGGTCGTGGACGCCGAGTACACCACCCCGGAAGAGCACCACACCATGATGGAGCCGCACGCGGCGACCGCCCGCTGGGACGGCGGCCGTCTCGAAGTCGTCGACTCCAACCAGGGGACCTTCTGGGTCGCGAGCGAACTCGCGCAGATGTTCTCGCTCGACCCGTCCGCTGTCCGGGTGCGCTCCGAACACGTCGGCGGCGGCTTCGGCAGCAAGGGCATCCGGGCACACCAGGTGGCCGCCGTCATGGCAGCGACCGAACTGCAGCGCCCGGTCCGTGTGGTCATGACCCGCCGTCAGATGTTCTCCCTCACCGGCTACCGCAGCCCCACCCGGCAGCGCCTGCGGCTCGGCGCCGATGCCGACGGCCGACTGCGCGCGCTGGAGCACCGTTCCCTCAGCGCCACCTCCACCGTGCACGAGTTCATCGAATCGGCCGCCGGCCCCGCCCGGACCATGTACGGCGCCGACGCCCACCACACCGCCAACCGGCTCGTCCGGCTCGACGTGCCGACCCCGACGTACATGCGTGCGCCGGGCGAGGCACCGGGATCGTTCGCACTGGAGTCGGCGATCGACGAACTCGCCGAGAAGTGCGGTCTCGACCCGATCGAACTGCGCGCCCGCAACGATCCCGCGGCGGGCCCGGTGTCCGGGCTGCCGTTCAGCGGCCGCAACCTGATCGCCTGTTTCAGGGAAGGCGCCCGCAGGTTCGGCTGGGCCGACCGTGACCCCCGCCCCGGCCTGCGTCGCGAGGGACGCTGGCTGCTCGGCACCGGCACAGCGGCCGCATCCTTCCCGGCGGGTGCCGGCCCGTCCACCGCGGCCGTGACGGCGGAGGCGGACGGCACCTTCACCGTGGGGGTCAACGCCGCCGACATCGGCACCGGCGCCCGGACCGCACTCACCCTGATCGCCGCCGACGCCCTTCAGACCGCGACGGAACACGTCCGGGTGCGCATCGGCGACAGCGACCTCGGCCCCGCGTTCATCGCCGGCGGCTCCATGGGCACCCGCTCCTGGGCGTGGGCGGTCATGGCCGCCGCACAGGAGCTGCGGGAGAAGCTCGCCCTCGGCGCCGACATCCCGCCGGAGGGGGTCACCGTACGGTCCGACACCACGGAGGCCCTCGGCGCCCTCGCCAGGACGGAACGACACTCCTTCGGCGCCCAGTTCGCCGAGGTGGCCGTCGACCCCGCCACCGGCGAGGTCCGGGTGCGCCGCATGCTCGGCGTCTTCGCGGCCGGCCGGATCGTCAACCCGCTCACCGCCCGCAACCAGTTCGTCGGCGGCATGACCTGGGGCATTTCCATGGCCCTGCACGAGGAGGCGGTCCGCGACCGGGCCCTGGGCAGCCACTACGGCGCCGACCTCGCCGGCTACCACGTCGCCTCCCACGCCGACGTTCCGGCCATCGAGGCGGACTGGATCGACGACCCGGACCCCGAGGACCCGGTCGGCATCAAGGGCATCGGCGAGATCGGCATCGTGGGCGCCGCCGCGGCCGTCGCCAACGCGGTCTGGCACGCGACCGGCGTACGCCACCGGGACCTGCCGATCCGCCCCGACCGAGTCCTGATGGCAGGCGTCCATGCTTGA
- a CDS encoding XdhC/CoxI family protein, with product MLDLAGDLHRWMEEGRAFAVATVVAVGGSAPRGPGAALAVDSEGTVIGSVSGGCVEGAVYDLCVQALQHGKTVVERFGYSDEDAFAVGLTCGGIIDIMVIPVGTDAPGRPVLRSALSAAVRDEPAALARVVRGPADLLGTALLVRPSEAAGEPSRRSRASSYEGGLGGQTELDRAAAGEARAMLDAGRTGTVELSADGSRCPGGLTLLVESSVPPPRLIVFGAIDFAAALVRVGKFLGYHVTVCDARPVFATTNRFPEADDVVVDWPHRYLRGTATDARTVLCVLTHDAKFDVPLLEAALRRPAAFVGAMGSRRTHADRERRLREAGLTDGELARLRSPIGLDLGARTPEETALSIAAEIIATQRGGTGAPLTGSGRPIHHEEETHDAGTSSGPWTRSTAPMRTSMPSLR from the coding sequence ATGCTTGATCTCGCCGGGGACCTGCACCGCTGGATGGAGGAGGGCCGCGCGTTCGCCGTCGCCACCGTCGTGGCCGTCGGCGGCAGCGCCCCGCGCGGCCCCGGCGCCGCTCTCGCCGTCGACAGCGAGGGCACGGTTATCGGCTCCGTCTCCGGGGGCTGCGTGGAGGGAGCGGTGTACGACCTCTGCGTCCAGGCGCTGCAGCACGGCAAGACGGTCGTCGAACGGTTCGGATACAGTGACGAGGACGCCTTCGCGGTCGGTCTGACCTGCGGCGGGATCATCGACATCATGGTCATTCCGGTCGGCACGGACGCGCCTGGGAGGCCGGTGCTCCGGTCGGCCCTGTCGGCTGCCGTCCGGGACGAGCCGGCAGCCCTGGCCCGCGTCGTACGCGGCCCCGCCGATCTCCTCGGCACGGCCCTGCTGGTGCGGCCGAGCGAAGCGGCAGGGGAGCCATCCCGGCGCTCCCGGGCCAGCTCGTACGAAGGCGGACTCGGCGGGCAGACGGAACTGGACCGTGCGGCGGCAGGTGAAGCCCGCGCCATGCTGGACGCCGGCCGCACCGGCACGGTCGAGCTGTCGGCGGACGGCTCGCGCTGCCCCGGTGGACTGACCTTGCTCGTCGAGTCGAGCGTGCCTCCGCCCCGCCTGATCGTCTTCGGGGCGATCGACTTCGCCGCGGCACTTGTACGGGTGGGCAAGTTCCTCGGCTACCACGTCACCGTGTGCGACGCCCGCCCCGTCTTCGCCACCACGAACCGCTTCCCCGAGGCCGACGATGTCGTCGTCGACTGGCCGCACCGCTACCTGCGCGGCACCGCGACCGACGCGCGCACGGTGCTGTGCGTGCTCACCCACGACGCCAAGTTCGACGTGCCCCTGCTGGAAGCGGCCCTGCGGAGGCCGGCCGCGTTCGTTGGCGCGATGGGCTCACGGCGTACACACGCCGACCGGGAAAGACGGCTGCGGGAAGCGGGCTTGACCGACGGGGAGTTGGCCCGGCTGAGATCGCCGATCGGCCTCGATCTCGGTGCCCGCACACCCGAGGAGACGGCCCTGTCCATCGCGGCGGAGATCATCGCCACCCAACGGGGCGGAACGGGCGCGCCCCTGACCGGGTCGGGCAGACCGATCCACCACGAGGAGGAGACGCACGACGCGGGGACGAGCTCCGGCCCCTGGACACGGAGCACCGCGCCGATGCGAACGTCCATGCCGAGCTTGCGGTAG
- a CDS encoding acyl-CoA thioesterase/bile acid-CoA:amino acid N-acyltransferase family protein gives MSVIVIWGTAGCSVARPVSTRAVITVDRPVALADQPVHIRVTHLAPQGRIVVHSSASAYDGQVWKAKATFAADENGVVDLTTSRPESGTYHKVDGMGLLSSMRPPSGDPNLASFAPLYPDLAPSFKVRIGVTAHGRSLADRTLTRVWAKPGVRGTDLSLAHDKVVGKLFLPPPGTPRHPGVLAFGGSEGGVSMKFEAALLASHGYPTLALGYFRVAGLPTTLHDIPLEYFATAARLLAAQPSTDPAHIIAMGYSRGSEAALLLAEDYPQLVHGTVVYSPSSKVIPGFPHGGNAWTYQGQPVPQDLIPLDHLSGPLLSIAGADDALWASPAFARQIAAQLHDNHDRYPHQTLIYPGAGHGVGTFPYLPRAI, from the coding sequence ATGTCTGTGATCGTCATATGGGGGACCGCCGGGTGCTCAGTGGCGCGTCCTGTCAGTACCCGGGCGGTGATCACTGTTGACAGGCCGGTCGCCCTGGCCGATCAGCCTGTGCACATAAGAGTCACCCACCTCGCCCCGCAAGGCCGGATCGTCGTGCACTCCTCCGCGAGCGCGTACGACGGGCAGGTCTGGAAAGCAAAAGCGACCTTTGCCGCGGACGAGAACGGTGTTGTCGATCTCACCACGTCGCGGCCGGAATCGGGGACCTACCACAAGGTCGACGGCATGGGATTGTTGTCGTCGATGAGGCCGCCGTCCGGCGATCCCAACCTGGCCTCCTTCGCCCCTCTCTACCCAGATCTCGCCCCATCCTTCAAGGTGCGGATCGGTGTCACCGCGCACGGGCGCTCGCTTGCGGACCGCACTCTCACCCGCGTATGGGCGAAGCCGGGTGTCCGCGGCACGGACCTGTCCCTGGCGCACGACAAGGTGGTCGGGAAGCTGTTCCTGCCCCCTCCTGGAACCCCGCGCCATCCAGGAGTGCTGGCTTTTGGTGGATCGGAGGGCGGAGTCAGCATGAAGTTCGAGGCCGCGCTGCTGGCCTCCCACGGCTATCCGACGCTGGCACTGGGCTACTTCCGCGTGGCCGGTCTGCCCACGACCCTGCACGACATTCCGCTGGAATACTTCGCCACCGCTGCGCGCCTGCTGGCCGCACAGCCGTCGACAGACCCCGCCCACATCATCGCGATGGGCTACTCGCGCGGCAGCGAGGCCGCTCTGCTCCTGGCCGAGGACTACCCCCAGCTCGTCCACGGAACTGTCGTGTACTCGCCCTCCTCCAAAGTCATTCCAGGCTTCCCGCACGGCGGCAATGCCTGGACCTACCAAGGTCAGCCGGTCCCCCAGGACCTCATACCGCTGGACCATCTCAGCGGGCCGCTGCTGTCCATCGCCGGCGCCGACGACGCCCTGTGGGCATCCCCAGCCTTCGCCCGGCAGATCGCCGCCCAACTGCACGACAACCACGACCGCTACCCCCACCAAACCCTCATCTACCCAGGGGCAGGACACGGCGTGGGAACCTTCCCCTACCTTCCACGGGCCATCTGA
- a CDS encoding ANTAR domain-containing protein translates to MSTLALLVALLLVVVVVLLAAGVAYVVHRHPTWGQPIGAAFRRGHGDGRSGRRDPRSVSSTPVRGRGIGEPDHARLLVEVSQHANVRVRHVAEAIVAVVTGKDPAPRRLRDHLVAAMSRRQVKWA, encoded by the coding sequence GTGTCTACGCTCGCTCTGCTCGTCGCGCTGCTCCTGGTCGTCGTCGTGGTGCTGCTCGCGGCCGGCGTTGCCTACGTCGTGCACCGCCACCCGACCTGGGGCCAGCCCATTGGAGCCGCGTTCCGGCGCGGTCACGGTGATGGCCGCTCTGGTCGGCGTGATCCTCGCTCGGTGAGCAGCACTCCCGTGCGTGGTCGAGGCATCGGGGAGCCCGACCACGCACGGCTCTTGGTGGAGGTCTCCCAGCACGCCAACGTCCGGGTGCGCCATGTGGCTGAGGCAATTGTGGCGGTGGTCACCGGCAAGGACCCCGCGCCCCGGAGGTTGCGGGATCACCTGGTGGCGGCGATGTCGAGGCGGCAGGTGAAGTGGGCATGA